The genomic segment GCTCGCAAAGGATTCGCGGGGCGGCGATGGCGAAGACTGAGACTCCTGCGGAGCCAAAGGTCGCCTCGCCGGAGCGCGTCGCGGCGTTCCAGACGGGGATTTCCGCGGAGAGCCGCGCCGCCGCCTATCTGATGGCCAAGGGCTACCGCATTCTCGCCAAACGTTACCGCACGCCGCATGGCGAGATCGACATCGTGGCGCGGCGCCGCAACCTGATCGCCTTCGTCGAGGTCAAGGCACGCGCCACGCTGGACGATGCCGCCTTTGCCGTGACGCCGCGCCAGCAGCAGCGCATCATCGACGCCGCCCAAGGCTGGCTCGCAGCGCATCCCGAGCATGCCGAATTTGAATTGCGATTCGACGCCATGCTGATTGCGCCGCGCTCGCTTCCGCGCCATGTGTTGGCGGCATTCGACGCCTCGACCTGAAAGGCAGCCCATGAAACTGAACGTCGCCGTCCAGATGGACCCCATCGCCCGCATCAACATCAAGGGCGATTCCACCTTCGCGCTGCTCTTGGAGGCGCAGAAGCGCGGCCATGGCCTGTCCTATTACACGCCCGACAAGCTCTCGATGGTCGGCGACGAGCTGGTCGCACCGGTTCAGCTCCTGACCGTGCGCGACGAGCCCGGCGACCATTTCACCCTCGGCGAGCCCAAGCGCGAG from the Bradyrhizobium sp. WBAH42 genome contains:
- a CDS encoding YraN family protein, encoding MAKTETPAEPKVASPERVAAFQTGISAESRAAAYLMAKGYRILAKRYRTPHGEIDIVARRRNLIAFVEVKARATLDDAAFAVTPRQQQRIIDAAQGWLAAHPEHAEFELRFDAMLIAPRSLPRHVLAAFDAST